In a genomic window of Jeotgalibacillus aurantiacus:
- a CDS encoding class I SAM-dependent methyltransferase, translated as MSVSPVEKIFTFLNETASVIQDARGVTYLEALAETGESWFLNEASDSLEPLVQKRLDKQYHEHPLENFKRDDLRKGFQLAVLKGMKEHIQPNHQMTPDSIAMVIGYLLDKFTGNQKQMTILDPALGTGNLVLSIMNQLDGKVAESHGVEIDEVLIRLAYAGANLTQQPLHLYTQDSLEPLFIDPADAVVSDLPVGYYPNDLRAADYELQAAEGHSYAHHLFIEQSIQHVKAGGYLFFLVPNGIFESPLSSQLHDYLKKVVHIQGLIKLPSSLFKNEQSAKSILILQKQGEEIKPPKQVLLAEMPKLSNGVAVQNMMGKIQQWMIENK; from the coding sequence ATGAGTGTTTCACCAGTCGAAAAAATCTTTACCTTTCTGAACGAAACGGCATCTGTGATTCAGGATGCCCGGGGTGTAACTTACCTTGAAGCACTTGCAGAAACAGGAGAAAGCTGGTTTTTAAATGAAGCTTCGGATTCCCTGGAGCCACTTGTGCAAAAAAGATTGGATAAGCAATATCATGAACATCCATTAGAGAATTTTAAGCGTGACGATCTCCGTAAAGGATTTCAGCTCGCTGTATTAAAAGGAATGAAAGAACATATTCAGCCAAATCACCAGATGACACCGGATTCTATTGCCATGGTCATTGGTTATCTTCTTGATAAATTCACCGGCAATCAAAAGCAGATGACAATCCTTGATCCGGCACTCGGAACCGGTAACCTTGTCTTATCTATTATGAATCAGCTGGATGGAAAAGTGGCTGAATCACACGGTGTTGAAATTGATGAAGTGCTGATCCGCCTTGCCTATGCAGGAGCGAATCTGACACAGCAGCCACTGCATTTATATACGCAGGATTCCCTGGAGCCGCTTTTTATTGATCCTGCAGATGCAGTTGTCAGTGACCTGCCAGTCGGCTACTATCCGAACGACTTAAGAGCGGCTGACTATGAACTTCAGGCAGCTGAAGGACATTCCTACGCTCACCACTTATTTATTGAGCAGAGCATTCAGCACGTGAAAGCCGGTGGCTATTTGTTTTTCCTTGTGCCTAACGGCATTTTTGAATCACCGTTGTCTTCCCAGCTGCATGACTATTTAAAGAAAGTCGTTCATATTCAGGGCCTGATTAAACTTCCATCCTCACTCTTTAAAAATGAGCAATCTGCTAAAAGCATTCTCATTCTCCAAAAGCAGGGAGAAGAAATCAAACCGCCGAAACAGGTACTGCTTGCTGAAATGCCTAAGTTGAGTAATGGTGTTGCTGTTCAGAATATGATGGGCAAAATCCAGCAGTGGATGATTGAAAACAAGTAA
- a CDS encoding universal stress protein, which yields MTLSYDHILVAVDGSKEAEWAFKKSIGIAKRNNATLNLLHVIDTRSFAVVEAYDRSVAKRAESFAEEMLEDYKKEALNKGVTKVNIFVEYGSPKVLVPKEFAQKVEADLIICGATGLNAMERFLIGSISEHIVRAAKCDVLVVRTDEPPEKEEHTEEYNI from the coding sequence ATGACATTAAGCTATGATCACATTCTCGTTGCAGTTGATGGCTCCAAGGAAGCCGAGTGGGCGTTTAAAAAATCAATCGGGATTGCCAAACGTAACAATGCAACACTGAATTTGCTTCACGTCATTGACACACGTTCTTTTGCCGTTGTGGAAGCATACGACAGAAGTGTGGCAAAGCGCGCAGAATCTTTCGCAGAAGAAATGCTCGAAGATTACAAGAAAGAAGCGCTGAACAAAGGTGTTACAAAGGTTAATATTTTTGTAGAGTACGGATCTCCGAAAGTGCTTGTGCCAAAAGAGTTCGCCCAGAAAGTCGAAGCTGATCTGATCATTTGCGGCGCTACAGGATTAAACGCAATGGAAAGATTCCTGATCGGAAGTATTTCTGAACACATTGTGAGAGCAGCAAAATGTGATGTGCTGGTTGTCCGGACGGACGAACCTCCTGAAAAAGAAGAACACACCGAAGAATACAACATATAA
- a CDS encoding EcsC family protein, giving the protein MSWTDREKDVYEEILSWREGLTPIHGNDLSYIFAKWLERSFSALPEELKKELFSKIDTSLFHMHSTLQGFQLTQDERERMMKTARAFDDTIQQLEDFQQLSIDQLNYLSLQQTGKHRLYSFVQGGIAGTGGTVAFLTDLIAMLLLNIRAIQMIATSYGRDIHTPYEMTLALKVFHAATLPKRFQRKAWDDLIQTADSKKMDYFFTENDELINEKWLEGPGLQLIKTFAIRSFQDKKISNIPVISVSIGAVSNYQLTRKITEFAEHFYQYRFLMDKKDD; this is encoded by the coding sequence ATGTCGTGGACGGATAGAGAGAAAGATGTATACGAAGAAATACTGTCATGGAGAGAAGGGCTGACACCTATTCATGGAAATGACCTTTCATATATTTTTGCCAAATGGCTTGAGCGGTCATTCTCCGCTTTACCCGAGGAATTAAAAAAAGAGCTTTTTTCAAAAATAGACACCTCTCTGTTTCATATGCACAGTACGCTTCAGGGGTTTCAGCTGACGCAGGATGAACGGGAGAGAATGATGAAAACCGCCAGAGCCTTCGATGATACGATTCAACAGCTGGAGGATTTTCAACAGCTCTCAATCGACCAGTTAAATTACCTGTCACTGCAGCAAACCGGAAAACACCGACTCTACTCCTTCGTACAGGGGGGCATAGCCGGTACAGGAGGCACAGTCGCATTCCTGACTGACCTGATCGCCATGCTGCTCCTTAATATCCGAGCGATCCAGATGATTGCCACATCATACGGCAGGGATATACATACCCCATACGAAATGACCCTTGCGCTAAAAGTTTTTCATGCTGCCACCCTCCCTAAACGCTTTCAGAGAAAAGCCTGGGACGACCTCATCCAGACAGCCGACTCAAAAAAAATGGACTACTTCTTTACAGAAAATGACGAACTCATCAACGAAAAGTGGCTCGAAGGCCCGGGCCTCCAACTCATCAAAACATTCGCCATACGTTCTTTTCAAGACAAAAAAATCTCCAACATCCCAGTCATCTCAGTCTCAATCGGAGCCGTATCAAACTACCAGCTCACAAGAAAAATCACCGAATTCGCCGAACACTTCTATCAATACCGTTTCTTAATGGATAAGAAAGATGACTGA
- a CDS encoding acetate kinase: protein MTKVIAINAGSSSLKFQLFEMPEETVITKGLIERIGLNDSVFTISVNGEKQKEVTDIPDHEVAVKLLLDKLTSAGIIKSLDEIDGIGHRVVHGGEVFNDSVVITEETIEKFEELSELAPLHNPANITGIKAFRNVLPEVPAVAVFDTAFHQTMPESSFLYSLPYDYYKDFGIRKYGFHGTSHKYVSQRASEMLGRPLEQLRLISCHLGNGASIAAIEGGRSIDTSMGFTPLAGVTMGTRSGNIDPALIPFIMEKTNQTAEGVLDVLNKRSGMLGVSGFSSDLRDIELQSAEGNERARLALDVFSNRIHKYIGSYAARMNGVDAIIFTAGIGENSDVIRAEVLKGLEFMGIYWDPALNKTRGEEAFINYPHSPVKVMVIPTNEEVMIARDVTRLT, encoded by the coding sequence ATGACTAAAGTCATTGCCATTAATGCAGGCAGTTCATCGCTAAAGTTTCAGCTGTTTGAAATGCCGGAAGAGACTGTCATTACAAAAGGCCTTATTGAACGGATCGGCCTGAACGATAGTGTGTTCACCATTTCAGTAAACGGTGAAAAACAAAAGGAAGTCACTGATATTCCAGATCATGAAGTCGCAGTAAAATTGCTTTTGGACAAGCTGACATCAGCAGGAATCATCAAATCACTTGATGAAATTGATGGAATCGGACACCGCGTTGTACACGGTGGAGAAGTATTTAACGATTCTGTTGTCATCACAGAAGAAACAATCGAGAAGTTTGAAGAGCTGTCAGAGCTTGCTCCACTTCATAACCCTGCAAACATCACTGGTATTAAAGCTTTCCGCAATGTACTTCCTGAAGTGCCTGCAGTGGCTGTATTTGATACAGCATTCCATCAGACAATGCCTGAAAGCTCATTCTTATACAGTCTTCCATATGACTATTATAAAGATTTTGGAATCCGTAAATACGGTTTCCACGGAACATCCCATAAATATGTATCTCAGCGTGCGTCAGAAATGCTCGGCCGCCCGCTTGAGCAGCTTCGTCTGATTTCCTGCCACCTCGGAAATGGTGCAAGTATCGCAGCGATTGAAGGAGGTCGCTCGATTGATACGTCCATGGGCTTCACACCACTTGCAGGTGTGACAATGGGAACACGAAGCGGTAACATTGACCCTGCGCTGATTCCATTCATCATGGAGAAAACGAACCAGACGGCTGAAGGTGTGCTTGACGTTCTGAATAAACGTTCAGGAATGCTTGGTGTATCCGGATTCTCAAGTGACCTTCGCGACATCGAGCTTCAGTCAGCTGAAGGGAACGAACGTGCAAGACTGGCACTTGATGTTTTCTCAAATCGAATCCACAAATACATCGGTTCTTACGCTGCCCGTATGAATGGAGTAGATGCGATCATTTTCACAGCCGGAATCGGTGAAAACAGTGACGTGATCCGTGCAGAAGTATTAAAAGGTCTTGAATTTATGGGGATTTACTGGGATCCTGCACTTAACAAAACACGTGGAGAGGAAGCATTTATCAACTATCCTCATTCACCTGTTAAAGTCATGGTCATCCCGACAAATGAAGAGGTTATGATTGCACGTGACGTGACACGTTTGACGTAA
- the argH gene encoding argininosuccinate lyase, translated as MSKLWGGRFSQSPEEWVDEFNASIDFDQQLVMEDLEGSVAHVTMLGECGILTKKETDEIIHGLSVLKEKAADGKLPFSVQNEDIHLNLEHFLIQEIGQVGGKLHTGRSRNDQVATDMHLYLKRRVLEIQELIRSVQSAILKQAGEHVETIAPGYTHLQRAQPVSFAHHLMAYFWMLERDYGRFEDSMKRIDVSPLGAGALAGTTFPINRQRSAELLGFSSIYENSMDAVSDRDFIIEFLANASMTIMHLSRFAEEMIIWSSQEFQFIEMADAFSTGSSIMPQKKNPDMAELVRGKTGRVFGNLFSLLTVLKGLPLAYNKDMQEDKEGMFDTVHTLMGSLKIFAGMIDTMKVKTERLSQAVNEDFSNATELADYLAAKGLPFREAHEVVGKLVLTCIQQNIYLKDLSLKDMQEASSLIDEEVFTVLEPSEAVKRRESEGGTGFSQVRNQIEKAKTILEA; from the coding sequence ATGAGTAAATTATGGGGAGGACGCTTTTCCCAATCCCCTGAAGAATGGGTAGACGAATTTAACGCTTCCATTGATTTTGATCAGCAGCTTGTCATGGAGGATTTGGAAGGTTCAGTTGCCCACGTTACGATGCTTGGGGAGTGCGGAATTTTAACAAAAAAAGAAACAGATGAAATTATACATGGACTGTCTGTACTGAAGGAGAAGGCTGCTGATGGAAAGCTGCCTTTCTCGGTCCAAAACGAAGACATTCATTTAAACCTTGAACACTTTCTGATTCAGGAAATCGGACAGGTTGGTGGGAAACTGCATACAGGGCGTAGCCGGAATGACCAGGTTGCCACTGATATGCACCTGTATCTGAAGCGCCGTGTCCTTGAGATTCAGGAGCTGATCCGATCCGTTCAGTCAGCGATTTTAAAACAGGCTGGTGAACATGTAGAAACAATTGCACCGGGATATACGCATTTGCAGCGGGCTCAGCCGGTGTCATTCGCCCATCACCTGATGGCTTATTTCTGGATGTTGGAGCGGGATTATGGACGCTTTGAAGATTCCATGAAGCGGATCGATGTATCACCTCTTGGCGCCGGTGCACTTGCGGGGACAACGTTTCCGATCAACCGTCAGCGTTCAGCAGAACTGCTTGGCTTTTCTTCGATCTATGAAAACAGCATGGATGCCGTTAGTGACCGCGATTTTATTATCGAATTTTTAGCTAATGCCTCCATGACGATTATGCACTTATCCCGTTTTGCCGAAGAAATGATCATCTGGTCGAGTCAGGAATTTCAGTTTATCGAGATGGCAGATGCTTTTTCTACCGGAAGCAGTATTATGCCTCAAAAGAAAAACCCTGATATGGCAGAGCTTGTGCGTGGAAAGACTGGAAGAGTGTTCGGCAACCTGTTCTCACTTCTGACGGTTCTAAAAGGTCTTCCGCTGGCCTATAACAAAGATATGCAGGAAGACAAGGAGGGCATGTTTGATACGGTTCATACACTGATGGGATCGTTAAAAATATTTGCCGGAATGATTGATACGATGAAAGTGAAAACGGAAAGACTGAGCCAGGCCGTTAATGAGGACTTCTCAAACGCCACAGAACTCGCTGATTACCTTGCGGCGAAGGGTCTTCCTTTCCGTGAAGCACATGAAGTCGTCGGCAAACTCGTGCTGACTTGTATTCAGCAGAATATTTATTTGAAGGACCTTTCATTGAAAGACATGCAGGAGGCTTCTTCACTCATTGATGAGGAGGTATTTACCGTACTGGAACCTTCTGAAGCAGTGAAGAGAAGAGAGTCAGAGGGTGGCACAGGCTTCAGCCAGGTGCGAAACCAGATTGAAAAAGCAAAAACCATACTGGAAGCATAA
- the ald gene encoding alanine dehydrogenase: protein MRIGIPMEIKNNENRVAITPSGVYNFVNQGHEVLIEDGAGLGSGFTNEDYVAAGASIASTASEAWACDMVMKVKEPIASEYGYFREGLVLFTYLHLAPEPELTKALIDNKVVAIAYETVQLPNGSLPLLTPMSEVAGRMATQIGAQFLEKIHGGMGILLAGVPGVARGKVTVIGGGVAGTNAAKMAVGLGADVTILDLNPERLRQLDDMFGNDVTTLMSNPLNIAESVAQADLVVGAVLIPGAKAPKLVTEDMIKAMKPGAVVVDIAIDQGGIFETTDKITTHDNPTYTKHDVVHYAVANMPGAVPRTSTIALTNVTVPFGIQIANKGYKQACLDNEALMMGINCLDGFVTYNAVAEAHGLEYANVRDLLTP, encoded by the coding sequence ATGCGTATTGGTATTCCAATGGAAATTAAAAACAACGAAAACCGGGTTGCCATCACTCCATCCGGTGTCTACAATTTTGTCAATCAGGGTCATGAAGTACTGATTGAGGATGGTGCTGGCCTTGGATCAGGCTTCACGAATGAAGACTATGTGGCAGCAGGTGCTTCAATTGCTTCAACGGCATCTGAGGCATGGGCATGCGACATGGTGATGAAAGTAAAAGAGCCGATTGCAAGTGAATACGGGTATTTCCGTGAAGGCTTAGTTTTATTTACATATTTACATCTGGCTCCAGAACCTGAACTGACAAAAGCATTAATTGACAATAAAGTTGTGGCAATTGCGTATGAAACGGTTCAGCTTCCTAACGGTTCTCTGCCGTTGTTAACACCTATGAGTGAGGTTGCCGGAAGAATGGCGACTCAAATCGGTGCTCAATTCCTTGAAAAAATTCATGGTGGAATGGGAATTCTTCTTGCGGGCGTTCCAGGCGTTGCACGCGGGAAAGTTACCGTTATCGGCGGAGGCGTTGCCGGCACAAACGCAGCTAAAATGGCAGTTGGTCTCGGCGCGGATGTAACCATTCTTGACCTCAATCCTGAAAGACTGCGTCAGCTCGATGATATGTTCGGAAACGATGTGACAACACTTATGTCAAATCCGTTGAACATTGCTGAAAGTGTCGCACAAGCAGATCTTGTGGTCGGAGCTGTATTAATTCCGGGTGCTAAAGCACCTAAATTAGTAACAGAAGACATGATTAAAGCGATGAAGCCTGGTGCGGTTGTCGTAGATATTGCGATTGACCAGGGCGGAATTTTTGAAACGACGGATAAAATCACAACACATGATAATCCGACTTACACGAAGCATGACGTTGTGCACTATGCAGTAGCGAACATGCCTGGAGCGGTTCCACGTACATCAACGATCGCACTGACAAACGTGACAGTGCCGTTTGGTATCCAGATTGCGAATAAAGGCTATAAGCAGGCGTGTCTTGATAATGAAGCATTGATGATGGGGATTAACTGCCTTGATGGTTTTGTTACGTATAATGCTGTTGCGGAAGCGCACGGCCTTGAGTATGCGAATGTTCGTGATTTGCTGACTCCTTGA
- a CDS encoding RDD family protein has product MDHHEHEALQSEAVPSTVTYEPHYGGFWIRVCAYLFDLLVIAALNGLLIEPAFRLAGIELTGGMFSPINIATGIVFFAYFVLMTKILGQTLGKMIFGLRVVALPSEKLSWVTVLFRELIGRYLHIAITFFSLPVFLFLYGVVAFTPKKQGIHDLLAETTVIHERTVIAGKPEKATYLQS; this is encoded by the coding sequence ATGGACCATCATGAACACGAAGCACTTCAGTCCGAAGCTGTTCCTTCTACGGTGACATATGAGCCGCATTACGGAGGCTTCTGGATCAGGGTTTGTGCTTACTTATTTGACTTACTGGTCATTGCAGCGTTAAATGGGCTGCTCATTGAGCCTGCTTTCCGGCTTGCAGGTATTGAGCTGACAGGTGGTATGTTCAGCCCGATCAATATTGCGACGGGCATTGTCTTTTTTGCTTACTTCGTACTGATGACCAAAATACTCGGTCAGACACTCGGAAAAATGATTTTTGGACTGAGAGTTGTTGCACTGCCATCAGAAAAATTAAGCTGGGTGACAGTGCTTTTCAGAGAGCTGATTGGACGCTACCTTCACATCGCAATTACCTTTTTCAGTCTGCCGGTCTTCCTGTTTTTATATGGTGTGGTAGCTTTTACACCGAAAAAACAGGGCATTCACGACCTCCTTGCTGAAACAACCGTCATTCACGAACGGACAGTCATAGCAGGTAAGCCTGAAAAAGCAACTTACCTACAATCATAA
- a CDS encoding argininosuccinate synthase → MANKKVVLAYSGGLDTSVAIQWLKDQGYDVVACCLDVGEGKDLDFVKEKAITVGAVDSYVIDAKDEFAQDFALIALQAHTMYEGKYPLVSALSRPLIAKKLVEVAEKTGASAVAHGCTGKGNDQVRFEVAINGLNPELEVLAPVREWGWSREEEIDYAKKHNIPIPINLDSPYSIDQNLWGRSNECGILEDPWAAPPEGAYDLTASLETTPNSPETIEITFENGVPVALNGQGMALADMILKLNEVAGKHGVGRIDHVENRLVGIKSREVYECPGAITLMKAHKELEDLTLVKEMAHFKPVIEKKLTEIIYEGLWFSPLTDALKAFLQETQQYVNGVVRVKLFKGHAIVEGRTSPNSLYNEKLATYTSDDEFDHSAAVGFIKLWGLPTKVHSMVQKESKSVKSL, encoded by the coding sequence ATGGCGAACAAAAAAGTAGTTCTTGCATACTCAGGCGGTCTCGACACATCAGTAGCAATACAGTGGTTAAAGGATCAGGGCTACGACGTCGTCGCGTGCTGCCTTGACGTTGGAGAAGGAAAAGACCTTGACTTCGTAAAAGAAAAAGCAATAACAGTAGGAGCAGTTGACAGCTATGTCATTGATGCAAAAGATGAATTTGCACAGGACTTCGCATTGATTGCCCTTCAGGCACACACGATGTACGAAGGAAAATATCCACTCGTTTCAGCACTATCAAGACCGCTGATTGCGAAAAAGCTTGTTGAAGTAGCTGAAAAAACAGGTGCATCAGCCGTAGCGCACGGATGTACTGGAAAAGGAAACGACCAGGTTCGTTTTGAAGTGGCCATTAACGGCTTGAATCCTGAATTAGAAGTGTTGGCACCTGTACGTGAGTGGGGCTGGTCAAGAGAAGAAGAAATTGATTATGCGAAAAAGCACAACATTCCGATTCCGATCAACTTAGACAGCCCGTATTCCATTGACCAGAACCTTTGGGGAAGAAGTAACGAGTGCGGCATTTTAGAAGATCCTTGGGCAGCTCCTCCTGAAGGTGCCTACGATTTAACCGCATCACTTGAAACAACACCAAACTCACCGGAAACAATCGAAATCACATTTGAAAATGGGGTGCCGGTTGCGCTGAACGGACAGGGAATGGCACTGGCTGATATGATTTTGAAGCTCAATGAGGTGGCTGGTAAGCATGGTGTCGGAAGAATTGACCATGTGGAAAACAGACTTGTCGGTATTAAATCAAGAGAAGTGTATGAGTGCCCTGGTGCCATCACGCTGATGAAGGCGCATAAAGAGCTTGAAGACCTGACACTTGTAAAAGAGATGGCGCATTTCAAGCCGGTGATTGAGAAAAAGCTGACTGAAATTATTTATGAGGGACTTTGGTTCTCGCCATTAACAGACGCACTGAAAGCATTCCTCCAGGAAACCCAGCAGTACGTAAACGGTGTTGTCAGAGTAAAACTGTTTAAAGGGCATGCCATTGTCGAAGGAAGAACGTCACCGAATTCTCTATATAACGAGAAGCTTGCGACTTACACATCTGATGATGAATTCGATCACTCAGCTGCTGTTGGATTCATTAAGCTGTGGGGACTTCCAACAAAGGTTCACTCGATGGTTCAAAAAGAAAGCAAAAGCGTGAAGAGCTTATGA
- a CDS encoding purine-cytosine permease family protein, giving the protein MQKTNDVRKIQIEKIGLDEVPASQKQTRWYDYAFIQIAFSVNTGNVLVPALAVLTGGLSAGWAMASTLTGALLAFLLVSLLSLPGARHGLPAQYVIRTMIGTRLSRYFASPVRSITSLYWFSVQTIGGSIVIQFILKEYFSISVSLLVLTSFFAIIMTVLALIGFDAVKKTIKWFIPVLFLSQGLMIYLIIRHIMSDDFVAVTNGEFSFGMFLFFAGLAFVQYVSGVSASSDMTRYAKSPSEGFTGVFIGNAIGFTAVSFIGTFYAASLGSVNPFVTASELTSSSPLILLIAAGAVISMISINLSNAYTGGYSLLNAFPRLGRVNSAILFGFAATGLSLFPVIVEQAEFYISLLGAAIVPLSAIIITDYLFFKRLAIQEEDLLKLITGKSLKNTAAVLTVISCIPLYLILPDQASPGFTVFLTASLLYACLKSAGK; this is encoded by the coding sequence ATGCAGAAAACAAATGACGTTAGAAAAATACAGATTGAAAAAATTGGACTCGATGAAGTTCCTGCATCCCAGAAACAGACCCGCTGGTATGATTATGCTTTCATTCAAATTGCTTTTTCAGTAAATACAGGGAATGTTCTCGTACCTGCTCTGGCCGTATTAACGGGGGGACTGTCAGCAGGATGGGCTATGGCATCCACACTGACGGGCGCACTACTTGCCTTTTTACTCGTTTCACTGCTCTCGTTACCAGGTGCACGCCACGGACTTCCAGCTCAATACGTGATACGTACGATGATTGGCACGAGGCTGTCCAGATATTTCGCTTCTCCTGTGCGCTCCATTACTTCGCTGTACTGGTTCAGCGTTCAGACGATCGGCGGCTCTATTGTGATCCAGTTTATTTTGAAAGAGTATTTCAGCATCAGCGTCTCTTTACTGGTGCTGACCTCATTTTTCGCCATCATTATGACCGTGCTGGCATTGATCGGTTTTGATGCAGTAAAGAAAACAATTAAATGGTTTATTCCAGTCCTTTTTCTAAGCCAGGGATTGATGATTTATTTAATCATCCGTCATATCATGTCTGATGACTTTGTTGCTGTAACCAACGGTGAATTTTCATTTGGCATGTTTTTATTTTTTGCCGGTCTTGCTTTTGTACAGTATGTGTCCGGTGTAAGTGCATCATCAGATATGACCCGTTACGCAAAAAGTCCATCTGAAGGATTTACAGGTGTCTTTATCGGAAATGCAATCGGCTTTACAGCTGTATCATTTATCGGCACGTTTTATGCTGCATCACTCGGTTCCGTGAATCCGTTTGTCACTGCAAGCGAGCTGACCAGCTCTTCTCCACTGATTTTGCTGATTGCAGCAGGTGCGGTAATCTCTATGATATCCATCAATCTCAGCAATGCATACACAGGAGGTTATAGCCTGCTGAATGCTTTCCCGAGACTTGGACGGGTTAACAGTGCCATTTTATTCGGTTTTGCTGCGACAGGTTTGAGTCTGTTCCCGGTGATCGTGGAACAGGCGGAATTTTATATCTCTCTTTTAGGTGCAGCCATTGTCCCGTTATCCGCTATTATTATTACAGACTATTTGTTTTTCAAGAGGCTGGCGATTCAGGAAGAGGATCTGCTGAAACTCATAACAGGAAAATCGCTGAAAAATACGGCCGCTGTATTAACCGTCATATCCTGTATCCCGCTTTATCTGATTCTTCCTGATCAGGCATCACCAGGCTTTACTGTATTTCTCACTGCTTCTCTTTTATATGCATGTCTAAAATCAGCAGGAAAATAA
- the ytfJ gene encoding GerW family sporulation protein — MEHPIEGVMSSAMEQLKEMVDVNTIIGDPVETGDGRTIMTVSRVRFGYAAGGSEFQSAFEETVEGHPFGGGSGGGVSITPVAFLIVGKEGVSMHHMNEGTHLLEKLMDMAPETIGRIQEMFRKQQSEETH, encoded by the coding sequence ATGGAACATCCAATTGAAGGCGTTATGTCATCAGCAATGGAGCAGCTGAAAGAGATGGTTGATGTCAACACCATTATCGGTGATCCGGTCGAAACAGGTGATGGCCGGACCATTATGACGGTTTCGCGTGTGCGTTTTGGTTATGCCGCAGGTGGCAGTGAGTTTCAGTCGGCTTTTGAGGAAACGGTGGAAGGACACCCTTTCGGCGGTGGAAGCGGCGGTGGCGTGTCAATTACGCCTGTTGCCTTTCTGATCGTTGGAAAAGAAGGCGTATCCATGCATCACATGAATGAGGGAACACACCTTCTTGAAAAGCTTATGGATATGGCTCCTGAAACGATTGGCCGTATTCAGGAAATGTTCAGAAAACAACAGTCCGAAGAAACGCATTAG
- the tpx gene encoding thiol peroxidase, with product MASVTFKNNPVTLLGNEVKVGDQAPEFEVLANDLSPFQLKDSAEKIKLISVVPSIDTGVCDAQTRRFNEEAGELENVEVLTISADLPFAQKRWCGANGLENVITLSDHRELSFGKAYGVAIEELRLLARAVFVIDTNDKVVHAEYVSEATNHPDYEAAIAAAKSAN from the coding sequence ATGGCTTCTGTAACATTCAAAAACAACCCTGTTACGTTACTTGGAAATGAAGTGAAGGTTGGGGATCAGGCACCTGAATTTGAAGTGCTGGCGAATGATTTGTCCCCATTCCAACTGAAAGATTCTGCTGAAAAAATCAAATTAATCAGCGTCGTCCCTTCTATTGATACGGGTGTGTGCGATGCACAGACAAGACGTTTCAATGAGGAAGCGGGAGAGCTTGAAAACGTTGAGGTGCTGACAATCTCAGCCGACCTGCCATTTGCACAGAAACGCTGGTGCGGGGCAAACGGACTTGAAAATGTGATCACATTATCCGATCATAGAGAGCTGTCTTTCGGTAAAGCGTACGGCGTTGCCATTGAAGAGCTTCGTCTTCTGGCGCGCGCTGTCTTTGTGATTGACACAAACGACAAAGTTGTTCATGCTGAATACGTTTCTGAAGCAACGAACCACCCGGATTATGAAGCTGCCATTGCAGCAGCAAAATCAGCAAACTGA